In one window of Rhinopithecus roxellana isolate Shanxi Qingling chromosome 15, ASM756505v1, whole genome shotgun sequence DNA:
- the LOC104656381 gene encoding olfactory receptor 8B12 produces MAAKNSSVTEFILEGLTDQLGLRIPLFFLFLGFYMVTMVGNLGLITLFGLNSHLHTPMYFFLFNLSLIDFCFSTTITPKMLINFVSRKNIISFTGCMTQLFFFCFFVVSESFILSAMAYDRYVAICNPLLYTVTMSPQVCLLLLLGAYGMGFAGAMAHTGSIMNLTFCADNLVNHFMCDILPLLQLSCNSSYMNELVLFILVAVDIGLPIVSVFISYALILSSIHHISSTEGRSKAFSTCSSHIIVVLLFFGSGAFMYLKPPSILPLEEGKVSSLFYTIIVPMLNPLIYSLRNKDVKVALRRTLGRKIFS; encoded by the coding sequence ATGGCAGCCAAAAATTCTTCTGTGACAGAGTTTATCCTCGAAGGCTTAACTGACCAGCTGGGACTTCGGATCCCCCTCTTCTTCCTGTTTCTGGGTTTCTACATGGTCACCATGGTGGGAAACCTGGGCTTGATAACCCTGTTTGGGCTGAACTCTCACCTGCACACTCCCATGTACTTCTTCCTCTTTAACCTCTCTTTAATAGATTTTTGTTTCTCCACTACCAtcactcccaaaatgctgataaattTTGTCTCAAGGAAGAACATCATTTCCTTCACAGGGTGTATGACTCAgctctttttcttctgcttctttgtcGTCTCTGAGTCCTTCATCCTGTCAGCGATGGCGTATGACCGCTACGTGGCCATCTGTAACCCACTGTTGTACACGGTCACCATGTCTCCCCAGGTGTGTTTACTCCTTTTGTTGGGTGCGTATGGGATGGGGTTTGCTGGGGCCATGGCCCACACAGGAAGCATAATGAACCTGACCTTCTGTGCTGACAACCTTGTCAATCATTTCATGTGTGACATCCTTCCTCTTCTTCAGCTCTCCTGCAACAGCTCTTACATGAATGAGCTGGTGCTCTTTATTCTTGTGGCTGTTGACATTGGATTGCCCATTGTCAGTGTCTTTATTTCTTATGCcctcatcctctccagcattcaTCACATCAGTTCTACAGAAGGCAGGTCCAAAGCTTTTAGTACTTGCAGTTCCCACATAAttgtagttttgcttttctttggttCTGGTGCTTTCATGTATCTGAAACCCCCTTCCATCCTGCCCCTTGAGGAAGGAAAAGTGTCCTCCCTGTTCTATACCATCATAGTCCCCATGTTAAACCCATTAATCTATAGCTTGAGGAACAAGGATGTCAAAGTTGCCTTGAGGAGAACTTTGGGCAGAAAAATCTTTTCTTAA